In Erigeron canadensis isolate Cc75 chromosome 1, C_canadensis_v1, whole genome shotgun sequence, a single window of DNA contains:
- the LOC122609858 gene encoding uncharacterized protein LOC122609858 has protein sequence MAQTVPPVVAPISTTSPPSLKILASNANLLPRRDVLVGAVFGLGIVKGEKSAYAAARRLPPPPQTEKKDPNVSGVLAKIIASKKRKEAMKESITQLREKGKPINELPN, from the exons ATGGCCCAAACGGTACCTCCTGTTGTTGCACCCATCTCAACAACCAGTCCCCCATCTCTAAAGATTTTAGCTTCAAATGCAAATTTGCTTCCTCGCAG GGATGTGTTGGTTGGTGCAGTGTTTGGACTCGGCATCGTGAAGGGCGAAAAGAGTGCATATGCAGCAGCAAGGCGTCTCCCACCCCCTCCCCAAACAGAGAAGAAGGACCCCAATGTAAGTGGTGTACTGGCTAAAATAATAGCTAGTAAGAAGAGGAAGGAAGCAATGAAAGAAAGCATAACCCAGTTAAGAGAGAAAGGGAAGCCCATCAACGAGCTGCCAAATtaa